In bacterium, the DNA window ACTTGGCAAGCACGTCATCGTTTGGACAAGCTCTGCCGGGTTTGACCAGACTGCCGGCAGGACATCCGATTCCACAAAGCCCTTCTCCGCTCTGTCGCACGTTCTCCAGGTTCCGGAGAAATCGATCTTCCTTCTGAAGGATTTTCACCCGTTTCTGAACGAGCGTGAGCCGGTGGTGACTCGGATGCTGAGGGATATTGGGGCTAAGCTAAAAACGAGCTATAAGACAGTGATCATCCTCTCACCGGTGCTGAACATACCGGTAGAATTGGAGAAGGAGATCTCCGTCCTCGATGTGCCATTACCTACTGAGCAGGAGCTGAGGGGAATACTTGATTCGGTTGTGAAACAGGCGAGGCGCGACCCCCGGTTGACCGTTGATATAAGCGACGACGTTGTGGACAAGATGGTCAGGGCCACGTGTGGGCTGACGGAGGAGGAGGCGGAGAACGCGTTCGCGAAGGCGCTCGTGAACGATGGTAAGTTCACTGAGGATGACCTCCCGATGATCATAAGGGAAAAAAAGCAGATCATCCGGAAGACGGGTGTGCTGGAGTATTACGATCTCTCGGAGACGTTTGACGCCGTGGGAGGCCTGTCCAAACTGAAGCTGTGGCTTACGAATCGTGCGGAAGCGTTCGGGGCGGAGGCGCGGGAGTTTGGGTTACCGGAGCCCAAGGGGTTGCTCCTCGTAGGGGTCCAAGGCTGCGGCAAGAGCCTGACAGCGAAGGCGGTAGCATCACTTTGGAAGCTGCCACTGCTAAGGCTGGACGTGGGCAGCCTCTTCGGGTCATATATTGGCACATCGGAACATAATATGCGTAAGGCGATCAAAGTCGCCGAATCGCTCGCTCCGGCGATACTGTGGCTGGATGAGATCGAGAAGGGCTTTTCTGGGGTTATGGGCTCGGGTTCGACGGATGGAGGAACGACTGCGAGGGTGTTTGCGACGTTTCTGACTTGGCTTCAGGAGAAGACCAAGCCGGTCTTCGTTGTGGCCACGGCAAACGCCATCAATCAACTGCCGCCGGAGATGCTTAGAAAGGGTAGATTCGACGAGATATTCTTCATCGACCTCCCCACCGAGCAGGAGCGCGAGAGCATCATCAAGATTCATCTCAAGAAGCGCAAACGGGACCCCACGCGGTTTGCGGTCGCTGAGTTAGCGCGGGGTTGCGCGGGGGGGAGCGGGGCTGAGATCGAGCAGGCGATCATCTCGGCGCTTTACGAGGCCTTTGCGGAGAAGCGGGACATATCCACGCAGGACGTTCTCCGTGCGTTCTCCGAGAGCGTCCCCTTGTCAGCGATGATGAGGGAGCAAATAGCGGCGTTTAGGGCGTGGGCGAAGGACCGTGCGAGGCCAGCGTCG includes these proteins:
- a CDS encoding AAA family ATPase gives rise to the protein MDDFETELALLIRARYPIIYLVSWEERRVERIVRRLATSLGKHVIVWTSSAGFDQTAGRTSDSTKPFSALSHVLQVPEKSIFLLKDFHPFLNEREPVVTRMLRDIGAKLKTSYKTVIILSPVLNIPVELEKEISVLDVPLPTEQELRGILDSVVKQARRDPRLTVDISDDVVDKMVRATCGLTEEEAENAFAKALVNDGKFTEDDLPMIIREKKQIIRKTGVLEYYDLSETFDAVGGLSKLKLWLTNRAEAFGAEAREFGLPEPKGLLLVGVQGCGKSLTAKAVASLWKLPLLRLDVGSLFGSYIGTSEHNMRKAIKVAESLAPAILWLDEIEKGFSGVMGSGSTDGGTTARVFATFLTWLQEKTKPVFVVATANAINQLPPEMLRKGRFDEIFFIDLPTEQERESIIKIHLKKRKRDPTRFAVAELARGCAGGSGAEIEQAIISALYEAFAEKRDISTQDVLRAFSESVPLSAMMREQIAAFRAWAKDRARPAS